TAAGGAGATTTCTCAAATTCCTGTTCTTTCTCAAGAAGAAGAAAAAGAGCTTGGGTATAGAATAAAAAAGGGTGATAAAGAAGCTTTAAAGAAACTTGTCAAGCATAATCTTAGGTTTGTTGTTAGTGTTGCGAAGAAGTATAGGAATTTAGGAATACCGCTGCTTGACTTGATAAACGAAGGAAATCTTGGGCTTATCAAAGCTGCTAAGAAGTTTGACCCTGACAGGGATATAAAATTCATCTCTTATGCTGCATGGTGGATAAGACAGTCTATAATGAAATACATAACCGAGCAGGGAACTCCGATTAAAATACCGCTAAAGGCAAAGAATAGAATACAGAAGCTTGAAAGTCTAAAAGAAGATTACAAGAGAATGTTCAACGAAGAGCCATTGGAAGAAGAGTTAATGGAGATGGCAGATATAAGCGAGAAGGAGCTCAAAAACGCTGAGTTTGCCCGTTTTAGGTTTGATTCGTTAGACCAGTATGTGAATGATGATAAGGATGTGTCGCTTGGTGATTTGATAAGCCTTGAAGAAGAATCCGTTGAAGATAAACACATACATGACTCTCTGATTGAAGAAGTCAATAAGTTCATAGAGACATTACCAGAAAGAGAAAAAGATATCATAAAGCTAAGATACGGCTTGTATGATGGAAGACCAAGAACATTAAGGGAAATTGGTGAAAAATATGGTATAAGTAAAGAGAGGGTTAGGCAGCTTGAAAACAATATAATGAATAAACTTAGAAGGAAGTTTAAGAATTACAGATGAACCCTTATGAAGTTTTGGGTGTATCAGAGAATATAACAGAA
This genomic stretch from Hippea alviniae EP5-r harbors:
- a CDS encoding sigma-70 family RNA polymerase sigma factor, producing MESEKIEDQKIIIDDEIDAAESSALANYLKEISQIPVLSQEEEKELGYRIKKGDKEALKKLVKHNLRFVVSVAKKYRNLGIPLLDLINEGNLGLIKAAKKFDPDRDIKFISYAAWWIRQSIMKYITEQGTPIKIPLKAKNRIQKLESLKEDYKRMFNEEPLEEELMEMADISEKELKNAEFARFRFDSLDQYVNDDKDVSLGDLISLEEESVEDKHIHDSLIEEVNKFIETLPEREKDIIKLRYGLYDGRPRTLREIGEKYGISKERVRQLENNIMNKLRRKFKNYR